A segment of the Cheilinus undulatus linkage group 24, ASM1832078v1, whole genome shotgun sequence genome:
TTCAAATCAAtgttaaatacatatttatcaGTCCATTCATGGTAAAAGCTGACAGTTTCTGTGGAAACTTTTGCCTTCAGGCAATTTGGGAGTACAATTTCCTGCTTGTGTCTTTCACAGCATATTAGCTTCAGACCCAGTATGAGACAACATGACCGCCATAGAAATATTCAGCAAGAAAATCTCAGTCGCCCCCCCGTGGCTGGCTGTGATATAGGGACCAATCTCCGTGGTAGAGCCAAAAAATTAtgtacatttgaaagaaaatataaacatctaaactaaaatgtgttaattagACCATTTTCGAAAATTATTTAGTTTATGTGAAAGTTCAGTCCCTAAAGTGCCTGTTTAGGGAAAAACTGGCTCTTGTagaaatgtagttgatgacccctgtctGTGCTCTCAAAGACCATGTGtttgaaaatgatcaaaactcTACTTTTTAATGATTCAAAAGCACATAAACATaatgatcttcagtcatatATTTAAccaaaacataaagaaaaaggacaaaattgcacagaaatgttggcaacatgtggaaaagtggaTGTAACTAACAGACTTCACTTCTTGCCAGTGACACACACTTCTCCAAACTGAAAAAATCAGGAGACATGAATGATATTATTAAAGTTCAACATTTTAGTTAAATCTAGAGTGTCTTACTGATTAATTTTTGTGACTATATATCCCTTTATCttcttaaaaacaacatttgaaaaaaaatattgattgtGATAACTCTGTCTGGTTATTTTTCagttgtatttgtgtttttaaccctAAAATACCAACCACATTGTGAACTGTCGCCTCCTGCAGGTCTAACTTCTCTGATCCAAACACGGCGGACAGAGACGGCAGCAGTGGGAGACCAGGCCCATTTAAACTGTCTGCTCTTACAAACCAAAGATGTTCATCAAGTCACCTGGCAGAAGATCTCACCTGGTGGAGAGAAGACAGTCGCCACCGACACCAAACACTATGGTCAGACAATACACCCCGACTTCAGCCATAGAGTGGAGTTTAAAGATGCTGACCTACAGAACAGCTCCATAGTGATCAGGGAGGTgacagaggaggatgaaggCTGCTATCACTGCTTGTTTAACACCTATCCTGATGGTGCTCTCATTGATACAATCTGCCTGCAAGTTCTTGGTAAGATCTGTAACACTATTCAGAAATCATTCAAGAGGAATGAGGTGATTCAAGAAGTGCTTACATGTATCAGAATTCACTGTGTTCAATGTTATGTGGCTTAATATTTTTCTTCTCAGAGCTGCATGAACCTGTTCTACGTCTCAGAGAATCAAATGCCACCAATGAGGCCGTCGTTTC
Coding sequences within it:
- the LOC121506133 gene encoding OX-2 membrane glycoprotein-like isoform X2, whose amino-acid sequence is MSEGNMAHNSFAHVLCMLFVSVRGLTSLIQTRRTETAAVGDQAHLNCLLLQTKDVHQVTWQKISPGGEKTVATDTKHYGQTIHPDFSHRVEFKDADLQNSSIVIREVTEEDEGCYHCLFNTYPDGALIDTICLQVLELHEPVLRLRESNATNEAVVSCSATGRPTPTVTITAPQQDLYFLHNHSVSVFNNNSTVTVTSTAVLSRLHENSTQVGCTAEVLSSPKKAVFIMLSEVRPMSDEDGSDEESEDKISGRGK